CATCCACAACTTGGACCTCAAAGAATTCAAGTTTACCTTTATCTGCTACCACAACGATACGCTGAACGGGCTGTGGTTTTGCCCATGTAAGCGTTGCCTGCGTAAAGTTCTCTTCTTCTTCTTGGTCTGCCTTGGTGAGCATCGTCTGTTTCTCAATAATGAGCCTTGAAGTTTCCCCAACTGAGAATGTATTATCATCATTCAGCTTTGGATCCTGACACTCCGCAAATGGAGCGATGTTTTGACTCCACTGTATCGGAGGTCCGCTCGGACCCAAACATCCCAGTGTGGAAACTAACCCTAGTATTAGAAAAGTTACTCCTATAAAACGCATATCTTGCCTCCTTAATTTTTAGTTTAGTAAAACGCAGAACATGCGGCGTGATAATCTGTCCATCACACCTCACTCCTATTAATCCTATTTCAACAACTGATCAAGCTCTGCTTCGCTTTGACCCTTCGGGTCTTCTGCATCCCCTGCACCTGCAACTTTCGCTGACTGATAACCGTATAACTCAATTTCGTAAATCTTGGCTGGTGCGCGGCGATTTCCGCTCGCCCAAAAGTTCCGTCTCCGTTGACCCCGACGCAGTGAGGCGTCGTCGGTTGTGCCGAGCACACGAACACGGATTTTGTCAGTGGGAAACGGTGCATTCACGGATAAATCAATGGGGTTCGACGTGACATTGTTAACCTCTTTGATGACCTCCCAATCCTCGCTCCCTTTATCCGCATATACGGTGAATTTCTTCAAATTGTCCGAATGAATGACAACTCGGCGAATCACCTTTCTTTCGGGGAGCATGACGATTGCCTGCGAGGTCGGGGCGGGACCGAAACCGTCCTGCGATCCTTCACGAAATGCTGATTCCCCGAACGTCCTGATGTTGCCGTCAATCATCCTTGCGTTCGTTGCCCTTACCCCCTCTATCGAAGCGTAATTGCTGCTCCACTCCTGTTTCGCTACAAGTGCACAACCAAACAATGATAAAAGATAAAGACAGACAGATAATAGTCCCAAATAACGATCCATCGTTATACCCCCGAAAAAACAGTGCGTAATACGTAATGCGTTAGGTGCTCATCCGATAAATCGGAACTCGTTTTTTCTCACTTTCTCACTCTCACACCTGCTCACTTTCAGCTTTTGCCGCTTCTACCCTTTGATAATCTTCCAAGTTGTTCCCGCCCGACTATCCTGCAGCTCAACGTTGAGTTGCTCTAACTGATCGCGGATTTTATCCGCTGTTTCCCAATCCTTGCGTTGTCTCGCATCCTGACGCACCTCCAGAATAAGATCCATCAGTTGCTCTGTCAAGGCTGCATGGGCATCGTTAGGGACTTCCTCCTCCGCGTATATGCCAAGCACACTACAAACCTCAACCAAACTTTTGTACGCTTGACCTAGGACGCTGCTTTTCCCATCCGAAGATGAGTCTTCGGTCGATGCGAGAAATTGATTTACTTCGCCGGCGAGCTTAAAAATCGCCCCCAACGCCCCGGCGGTATTAAAATCGTCGTCCATTGCCCACTCAAAGCCTTGACGCATCGTATTGATAGATTGGAATAAGGCGGCTTCAGCGTCGTTCAACGCCTCAGAGGCGTCGCCGTTTACATCTCGATACGGTTTGAGGGCATCAAGACAGTTATTCAACCGTCGAACAGCACTGCTCGATTCACTCAAGCTAGTTGGGTTATAATCTAACGGGTGACGATACTGTGCGGAAATTAGAAAATGGCGGATCGCTTCAGGAGCATATTTCTGCAAGGCATCGTGGACGAAGATGAAATTGCTTTCTGATTTGCCCATCCGTCGTCCATCAATCTGCAAGAATGCGACGTGCATCCAATATCGGACAAAGGGTTTTTCCGTCGCCACCTCGCTCTGGGCGATCTCGTTTTCATGGTGGGGGAATATGAGATCATGCCCACCGGTGTGAATATCAATCGTTTCGCCGAGATGTTTCATCGCCATGGCAGAACACTCAATATGCCACCCGGGTCTGCCCTTCCCCCAAGGGCTATCCCACCACGGTTCCTCTGCTTTCGACTTTTTCCAAAGATCGAAATCCCGTGGATCTTCCTTCCGTTCATCAACCTCAACGCGAGCACCGGCAAGCAGATCCTCCGGCTTACGATGAGAGAGTTTGCCATATTCCGCAAAGTGGTTGACGCGGTAATATACGTCTCCATCAATTTCGTAAGCTGCCTGCTTGTCAATTAACGTCTGAATCAGGGAAACTATCTCCGAAATATGCTCAGTCGCCTTGGGATGGACATCAGCGGCACGGATCCCTAGGTTGCTTGAGTCCTCAAAATAGGCATCCACATATTTCTGAGCAAGTTCAGAAGTTTCAATCCCTTGCTCATTGGCACGATTGATGATTTTATCGTCAATATCCGTCAGATTTTGAGCCATCGTGACGGTGTAACCCTTATATTCGAGATACCGACGAATGATATCAGAAATTAGAAACGTGCGCGCGTTACCGATATGAAAATAATCGTAGACCGTGGGCCCACAACTGTACATCAAAACTTTTCCCTCATATAACGGCACAAACTCTTCCAACTGCCTTGTGAGGGAATTGTAAATCTTTAATGCCATCAGTTTTCTTTCTAATTTAGATCCCAATCCAATCGGGGGCCGAGGTGTTATCCACTAACACCTACCTTAATTCACTGAGACAAACAACAGCTTCAGCGGCAGCCGCCTTGCCTTCGCCAATGAAGCCAAGTCCTTCCGATGTTGTCGCTTTGACATTCACCCGATTGCTTGGAATACCTAGCGTCTCGGCAAGGCGTTGGCGCATGGAAGGGATATAAGGCGCCAGTTTGGGGCGTTGCATAATCACCGTGCTGTCCACGTTCTGAATTGCGTAATCTGCAGAAATTAACGCCTTCACCTTACCCAGCAGGATTAGGCTATCAATTCCGGCATACGCTGCATCCGTATCAGGAAAATGTTGACCAATGTCACCCAGACCTGCTGCCCCTAGCAGTGCATCGCAGATGGCATGGGTCAGTACATCTGCATCGGAGTGTCCAATCAAACCTAAATCGTATGGGATCGTTACCCCACCGAGTATTAATTTACGATTTACCCCTAATCGGTGAACATCGTAACCAATTCCTACACGCATGGTAGTTTATAGACCTGTAGATGTCTATTATTCCTGATTTTTTATCCTTTATTCATCAACGCTTCAGCAACAATCAGATCTTCCGGCGTCGTGATCTTCAGATTGTCATAGCTTCCCATGACACACTTCACTTTGAAACCCAGTTGCTCAACCAGCGCTGCGTCATCGGTCAACTGGATCTGATCTCGCTGGGCATGTCGGTGGGCTTCGATCAACAAATCCTTCCGAAACACCTGCGGTGTCTGTACCGCCCAAAGTTGGTTCCGATCCGGTGTATCGACGACAAATCCGTCCCTATCCGTGATTTTGATGGTATCCTTGACAGGGACTCCGGCGACTGCTGCTCCGGAATCTGCTGCCGCTTCGAGACAGGTAAAAATCATGTCATCGGTCACAAAAGGGCGGACCCCATCATGAACGACGACGAAATCCGTATCCTCCGGGAGCGCCTTCAACCCGTTAAAGACAGAATCTTGCCGTGTTTCGCCACCGGGGATAAGCCGAGCAATCTTTTGGAAGTCGTACGGCTCGATTACCGCAGATCGGCAGGCGTCGAAATCCATTTCACCCACAATCACAAAGATCGCGTCGACAACAGGGCTCTGATCAAATACGCCGATCGTATGCGCAAGGATCGGCTTGTCAAGAAGCTCTAAGTACGGCTTCTTAGTACGATGACGACCCATCCGGTTTCCGCGGCCAGCTGCGGGAATAAGAACGCACGTCCTCTGGTTCATCAGTGTCCATTTCATCAGTCTTCGTACGCGTAACAATGTTTGGGTGACAATCGCATCGATTGTCTGTCCAACATATTGCCTACCATACTCAACAATGACCATTGTCCCGTCATCAAGATAGCCAACACCTTGGTTCGGTTCTTTACCTTCGCGAAGAACACGTACCTGAATAACCTCACCGGCAACGACGACCGGACGAACGGAATTCGCAAGCTCGTTGATGTTGAGCACAGTCACACCCTGAAGTTCAGCGACCTTATTCAAGTTAAAATCATTGGTAATGATTTTCGCACCAATCTCTTGAGCGAGATGGATTAACTTGGCGTCCACTTCTGGAACTTCGGGAAAATCTTCCTCTGTTACCTCAACATCGATGTCAGGATTGTTTTGCATCAAACGTAAAATCTCGAAGCCACGTCGTCCTTTGTTGCGACGAAGTAGATCGGAAGAATCCGCGATGTGTTGTAATTCATTTAAGACAAATCGGGGAATTACAAACACGCCATCAATAAATCCTGTTTGGCAAATATCCAAAATCCGTCCATCAATAATCACACTCGTATCCAAGACCTTAATTGTTGGAGACTTGGATTGTATACCGTGTGTTGTGAGGGAAAATAGCGCAAACGCATCTCGCCTGCGATAGACAATCATTGTCCCTGCATAAGCGCATGAAAGCACAATGCCCCCTGTCAGTGCTAGGCTAATTGCGCCGGTTGTTGCTCGAATAATATAAATGATAAGACCGGCCACAATCAAACCGAATGTCAGTCCAGCGAAGCAGGCGAAAAAATCCCGTAGTAGCGGGCGCGGAATTGAGAATTCAATTCCTACCAGAATGATAGTAGCAAGAAAACCGATAGCGCCTCCTGTGATATCACCGGTAGCACCTCCTGTGGCATCACCGATGATAAATCCCAACGCTGCACCAAACAATGTAAAAGCAATGCGGATAATCCAAATTTGCACCCGAGCCACCCCCTTTCTTGTAATAGTACACTTAGTACGTGGATAACTCAAAAATTACATTGATGCTTCGCATCACCCCTTTCCTATAGTAGTGCACTTAGTGCACCGTAGAGATCTTTGACACCAACCAAGTCAATATCTTCCTTCAACTCTAAGCCTTTACGATTGGATTCGGGGAAAACTGCACGATTAAAACCTAACTTTGCAGCCTCCAGTAGCCGTTTCTCAATATGCGCAACGGCACGAACTTCCCCACCCAGACCGACTTCGCCAATAACAACAGTTCGCGAATCAATTGCTATATCTCGGTGACTCGATGTTATCGCAATGGCAGCACCTAAGTCAATACCCGGTTCTTCAACGCGCATCCCGCCTGTAATATTGACAAATACATCCGAATCACCGATGTCAAGCCCGATTCGTTTCTGTAGGACCGCTATCAACAGTGCAATGCGTTGGCGATCCACCCCCGCTGCTGTGTTGCGGGGAAAACCAAAGTTTGCGGGAGAAACCAACGCTTGGAGTTCTAGCAGGAGCGGGCGGGTGCCTTCAATACTCGACACCACTACCGATCCGGAGGTATTCTCCTGTCGCTCACTGATAAACATCTCTGATGGATTCTTGACCTCGACAAGACCGCGACTTAACATCTCGAAGATCCCGATTTCGTTGGTCGAACCAAATCGGTTCTTCACAGAACGCAGAATACGGTAGATATGCTGCTTCTCACCCTCAAAGTAGAGGACCGTATCAACCATGTGTTCTAAAACACGGGGACCTGCCAGCGAACCCTCTTTGGTTACGTGTCCAACGAGGATGATTGGGATATTTTTACTTTTAGCGATAACCAATAATTGTGCTGCGCTCTCACGAACCTGTGCGACGCTACCCGGAGCAGATTGTAACCCGGGGAGGTAGACCGCTTGGATCGAATCAATAACAACCATACGGGGATCGACCTGTGTGATTTGTGATTCTATCTGCTCCAGGTTATTTTCGCACAGAACGTACAACGAATCAGAGGTGATGCCGAGCCGGTTTGCCCGCAACTTTGTTTGGGCAACTGACTCCTCGCCCGACACATACAGCACTCCCCCATAAGTGCGGCTCAACGCATCGCTCACTTGCAACAGTATTGTCGATTTACCAATTCCCGGATCGCCACCGATCAACACCACAGACCCCGGCACAATCCCACCGCCAAGGACTCGGTCAAATTCACCAATCCCCGTGAGTTGCCGGTCTGATTCGCTCGCACTAATCCGCGTAATAGGCGCAGGATCGCTCGCAGGCTGCGCTGCGAGTCGGGGATGTACAGATGCCGCTTCCTCTATCTCCTCTACGAAAGTGTTCCAGTTATCACACCCCGGACAGCGCCCAAGCCATCTGATAGAGGAGTGACCACATTCCTGACAAACAAACTGTCGACTCTCTTTTGCCATTTTAGGTATTCGTCCCAGTGTCTAAGCCAGTTTACCAGTTTTTCGACAAGAACCGAAGTCCCGCTGTATAGCGAATATTACCCGATGTCAAATCCTCTGCGCCGATAATAATCTGTCCATTCCGAAAAAACCGCCACGCCACTTCCGCGCCGAGTTCTGGATTTTTGCTAGTCAGATGTGTGCCCTCTAAGCTAATGCCAAGTCTTCGGGCGAGCAGCCACACATCGAATCCCACACCAACCTTGGAGCGCATGAACCCAACGCGACCTCGCAGATGGTCGGTGAAGTCATAACCGTACTGGAAGTCTACCTTTATCTCCTCTGCACGCGTTCCTAAACCGAGACGGTATCGCTGCTTATTCCGGGGAAATAACAAAACACCTAACTCGTTGTGCAGACTCTCCTCAAGGCTTAAATATCTGAGTTCGTAATCCCAGCCAAATTCAGGTATCTTGATTTGCTCCGAGCCCTGATCCAACGTCCGAGATAAATCTTGAAATGCGAGCATTGTCTCGTCTACCGTTTTCATCGTTTTCCGCATTTCATTGAGCGCATCCGGTTCATTCAACAACT
This portion of the Candidatus Poribacteria bacterium genome encodes:
- the ispD gene encoding 2-C-methyl-D-erythritol 4-phosphate cytidylyltransferase; the protein is MQIWIIRIAFTLFGAALGFIIGDATGGATGDITGGAIGFLATIILVGIEFSIPRPLLRDFFACFAGLTFGLIVAGLIIYIIRATTGAISLALTGGIVLSCAYAGTMIVYRRRDAFALFSLTTHGIQSKSPTIKVLDTSVIIDGRILDICQTGFIDGVFVIPRFVLNELQHIADSSDLLRRNKGRRGFEILRLMQNNPDIDVEVTEEDFPEVPEVDAKLIHLAQEIGAKIITNDFNLNKVAELQGVTVLNINELANSVRPVVVAGEVIQVRVLREGKEPNQGVGYLDDGTMVIVEYGRQYVGQTIDAIVTQTLLRVRRLMKWTLMNQRTCVLIPAAGRGNRMGRHRTKKPYLELLDKPILAHTIGVFDQSPVVDAIFVIVGEMDFDACRSAVIEPYDFQKIARLIPGGETRQDSVFNGLKALPEDTDFVVVHDGVRPFVTDDMIFTCLEAAADSGAAVAGVPVKDTIKITDRDGFVVDTPDRNQLWAVQTPQVFRKDLLIEAHRHAQRDQIQLTDDAALVEQLGFKVKCVMGSYDNLKITTPEDLIVAEALMNKG
- a CDS encoding 2-C-methyl-D-erythritol 2,4-cyclodiphosphate synthase, coding for MRVGIGYDVHRLGVNRKLILGGVTIPYDLGLIGHSDADVLTHAICDALLGAAGLGDIGQHFPDTDAAYAGIDSLILLGKVKALISADYAIQNVDSTVIMQRPKLAPYIPSMRQRLAETLGIPSNRVNVKATTSEGLGFIGEGKAAAAEAVVCLSELR
- the radA gene encoding DNA repair protein RadA, with amino-acid sequence MAKESRQFVCQECGHSSIRWLGRCPGCDNWNTFVEEIEEAASVHPRLAAQPASDPAPITRISASESDRQLTGIGEFDRVLGGGIVPGSVVLIGGDPGIGKSTILLQVSDALSRTYGGVLYVSGEESVAQTKLRANRLGITSDSLYVLCENNLEQIESQITQVDPRMVVIDSIQAVYLPGLQSAPGSVAQVRESAAQLLVIAKSKNIPIILVGHVTKEGSLAGPRVLEHMVDTVLYFEGEKQHIYRILRSVKNRFGSTNEIGIFEMLSRGLVEVKNPSEMFISERQENTSGSVVVSSIEGTRPLLLELQALVSPANFGFPRNTAAGVDRQRIALLIAVLQKRIGLDIGDSDVFVNITGGMRVEEPGIDLGAAIAITSSHRDIAIDSRTVVIGEVGLGGEVRAVAHIEKRLLEAAKLGFNRAVFPESNRKGLELKEDIDLVGVKDLYGALSALL
- the cysS gene encoding cysteine--tRNA ligase, encoding MALKIYNSLTRQLEEFVPLYEGKVLMYSCGPTVYDYFHIGNARTFLISDIIRRYLEYKGYTVTMAQNLTDIDDKIINRANEQGIETSELAQKYVDAYFEDSSNLGIRAADVHPKATEHISEIVSLIQTLIDKQAAYEIDGDVYYRVNHFAEYGKLSHRKPEDLLAGARVEVDERKEDPRDFDLWKKSKAEEPWWDSPWGKGRPGWHIECSAMAMKHLGETIDIHTGGHDLIFPHHENEIAQSEVATEKPFVRYWMHVAFLQIDGRRMGKSESNFIFVHDALQKYAPEAIRHFLISAQYRHPLDYNPTSLSESSSAVRRLNNCLDALKPYRDVNGDASEALNDAEAALFQSINTMRQGFEWAMDDDFNTAGALGAIFKLAGEVNQFLASTEDSSSDGKSSVLGQAYKSLVEVCSVLGIYAEEEVPNDAHAALTEQLMDLILEVRQDARQRKDWETADKIRDQLEQLNVELQDSRAGTTWKIIKG